A genomic window from Rhea pennata isolate bPtePen1 chromosome 12, bPtePen1.pri, whole genome shotgun sequence includes:
- the CCDC174 gene encoding coiled-coil domain-containing protein 174 isoform X2: MDRRKKPLDVAASSLVDLKAELFRKQEEFKKEKLLKDAGISAKPKSSNKKPSIWNKQNAGVANRSEKDVEQKTEEDQTLDKSRKKLEEKAKLYEKMTKGDFPDEETEDLYLVDFTQKIIDRQREVQELYQSDAARKALEKETDDEETQPEMEIPPPEDPDEEWVDYVDSLGRSRRCMKKDLPSLLKMDQELQGKIQLPDGKTLLSEDMRRELQRQQWEKEEEEALRKPVGPIHYEDIRDNEARQLGVGYFAFSRDKELRHKQRVTLDMLREQTLDQRTKREQLKEKRKAALEARLSKLRARKAKKLREDGLDEEADQLESRGVKDVTGPAETKPEAPRVTAASRKVEVIIQERRDTKPGVPYVREWDKGKELIFGQWSKKQAELRDERDPEFAPPSDYFMGQKKADNYSQNSNSPEGSPEKLEQETAQNQQLPSQQANESSTEDVPPSTQAYSNDTQDVSASVEACGSDTQDASPSEEADSCDTEDELLSAQAYICDAQDMPPSMQAYGYGAQDVLPSMQAYGYGAHAVPMQAYGYGAQGMLPPMQAYCYGAQGMLPSMQAYGYGYGAQDVLPPMQAYSCNTQDVPPSAQTCSSSTENQEPLYQSLDDMLSYYRQVT; encoded by the exons ATGGACCGGAGGAAGAAGCCGCTGGACGTGGCCGCCTCCTCG TTAGTAGACCTCAAAGCAGAACTCTTCCGAAAGCAAGAAgaattcaagaaagaaaagttattgAAGGATGCTGGCATCTCTGCAAAGCCTAAATCCTCTAATaag AAACCAAGCATCTGGaacaaacaaaatgcaggaGTTGCAAATCGATCTGAGAAAGATGTTGAGCAGAAGACGGAAGAGGACCAAACATTAGATAAATCAAG gaagaaactggaagagaaagcaaagctaTATGAGAAAATGACAAAAGGCGATTTTCCAG ATGAAGAAACTGAGGATTTGTACCTTGTGGATTTCACTCAGAAGATCATAGACAGACAGCGAGAAGTACAAGAACTGTATCAGAGTGACGCTGCTAGAAAGGCTTTAGAAAAAGAGACAGATGATGAAGAAACTCAACCTGAAATGGAAATACCACCACCTGAGGATCCGGATGAAGAATG GGTTGACTACGTGGATTCGTTAGGCCGATCTAGACGTTGTATGAAGAAGGACTTGCCAAGCCTACTCAAAATGGATCAGGAACTTCAAGGGAAAAT aCAACTTCCTGATGGAAAGACTCTGTTATCTGAAGATATGAGAAGAGAACTTCAGAGGCAGCAGtgggaaaaagaggaggaagaagcccTCAGGAAACCTGTGGGACCCATACATTACGAAGACATTAGAGACAATG aggCCAGACAGCTTGGTGTTGGTTACTTTGCCTTTTCTCGTGACAAAGAACTTAGGCATAAACAAAGAGTAACACTGGATATGCTAAGAGAGCAG ACGCTTGATCAGAGAACTAAACGTgaacagttaaaagaaaaaaggaaggcagCTCTAGAAGCTAGACTGTCTAAACTTCGAGCACGGAAGGCTAAGAAGTTGAGGGAAGATGGATTAGACGAAGAGGCAgaccagctggagagcagag GGGTTAAAGATGTTACTGGTCCAGCAGAAACCAAACCAGAAGCTCCGAGAGTTACTGCTGCAAGTAGGAAGGTAGAGGTCATCATCCAGGAGAGAAGAGACACAAAGCCTGGTGTGCCTTATGTTCGAGAGTGGGATAAAGGCAAAG AACTGATTTTTGGACAATGGTCAAAGAAACAAGCAGAACTCAGAGATGAGCGAGATCCAGAATTTGCACCACCTTCTGATTACTTCATGGGACAAAAGAAAGCTGATAATTACAGCCAGAATTCGAACAGTCCGGAAGGCTCCCCTGAAAAACTGGAACAAGAGACAGCACAAAACCAACAGCTGCCATCACAGCAGGCCAATGAGAGCAGCACTGAAGACGTGCCACCATCAACCCAGGCTTACAGCAATGACACTCAAGACGTGTCTGCATCAGTAGAGGCCTGCGGCAGTGACACTCAAGATGCGTCACCATCGGAGGAGGCTGATAGCTGTGACACTGAAGACGAGCTGCTGTCAGCGCAGGCTTACATCTGCGATGCTCAAGACATGCCGCCCTCAATGCAGGCTTACGGCTATGGAGCTCAAGATGTGCTGCCGTCAATGCAGGCTTATGGCTACGGAGCTCACGCGGTGCCAATGCAGGCTTACGGCTACGGCGCTCAGGGCATGCTGCCACCAATGCAAGCCTACTGCTATGGCGCTCAGGGCATGCTGCCCTCAATGCAGGCTTATGGCTACGGTTACGGTGCTCAAGATGTGCTGCCACCAATGCAGGCATACAGCTGCAACACTCAAGACGTACCACCTTCAGCACagacctgcagcagcagcactgaaaatCAAGAACCACTTTACCAAAGTTTAGATGATATGCTGTCATATTACAGACAAGTGACTTGA
- the CCDC174 gene encoding coiled-coil domain-containing protein 174 isoform X1 yields MDRRKKPLDVAASSLVDLKAELFRKQEEFKKEKLLKDAGISAKPKSSNKKPSIWNKQNAGVANRSEKDVEQKTEEDQTLDKSRKKLEEKAKLYEKMTKGDFPDEETEDLYLVDFTQKIIDRQREVQELYQSDAARKALEKETDDEETQPEMEIPPPEDPDEEWVDYVDSLGRSRRCMKKDLPSLLKMDQELQGKIQLPDGKTLLSEDMRRELQRQQWEKEEEEALRKPVGPIHYEDIRDNEARQLGVGYFAFSRDKELRHKQRVTLDMLREQTLDQRTKREQLKEKRKAALEARLSKLRARKAKKLREDGLDEEADQLESRAGVKDVTGPAETKPEAPRVTAASRKVEVIIQERRDTKPGVPYVREWDKGKELIFGQWSKKQAELRDERDPEFAPPSDYFMGQKKADNYSQNSNSPEGSPEKLEQETAQNQQLPSQQANESSTEDVPPSTQAYSNDTQDVSASVEACGSDTQDASPSEEADSCDTEDELLSAQAYICDAQDMPPSMQAYGYGAQDVLPSMQAYGYGAHAVPMQAYGYGAQGMLPPMQAYCYGAQGMLPSMQAYGYGYGAQDVLPPMQAYSCNTQDVPPSAQTCSSSTENQEPLYQSLDDMLSYYRQVT; encoded by the exons ATGGACCGGAGGAAGAAGCCGCTGGACGTGGCCGCCTCCTCG TTAGTAGACCTCAAAGCAGAACTCTTCCGAAAGCAAGAAgaattcaagaaagaaaagttattgAAGGATGCTGGCATCTCTGCAAAGCCTAAATCCTCTAATaag AAACCAAGCATCTGGaacaaacaaaatgcaggaGTTGCAAATCGATCTGAGAAAGATGTTGAGCAGAAGACGGAAGAGGACCAAACATTAGATAAATCAAG gaagaaactggaagagaaagcaaagctaTATGAGAAAATGACAAAAGGCGATTTTCCAG ATGAAGAAACTGAGGATTTGTACCTTGTGGATTTCACTCAGAAGATCATAGACAGACAGCGAGAAGTACAAGAACTGTATCAGAGTGACGCTGCTAGAAAGGCTTTAGAAAAAGAGACAGATGATGAAGAAACTCAACCTGAAATGGAAATACCACCACCTGAGGATCCGGATGAAGAATG GGTTGACTACGTGGATTCGTTAGGCCGATCTAGACGTTGTATGAAGAAGGACTTGCCAAGCCTACTCAAAATGGATCAGGAACTTCAAGGGAAAAT aCAACTTCCTGATGGAAAGACTCTGTTATCTGAAGATATGAGAAGAGAACTTCAGAGGCAGCAGtgggaaaaagaggaggaagaagcccTCAGGAAACCTGTGGGACCCATACATTACGAAGACATTAGAGACAATG aggCCAGACAGCTTGGTGTTGGTTACTTTGCCTTTTCTCGTGACAAAGAACTTAGGCATAAACAAAGAGTAACACTGGATATGCTAAGAGAGCAG ACGCTTGATCAGAGAACTAAACGTgaacagttaaaagaaaaaaggaaggcagCTCTAGAAGCTAGACTGTCTAAACTTCGAGCACGGAAGGCTAAGAAGTTGAGGGAAGATGGATTAGACGAAGAGGCAgaccagctggagagcagag CAGGGGTTAAAGATGTTACTGGTCCAGCAGAAACCAAACCAGAAGCTCCGAGAGTTACTGCTGCAAGTAGGAAGGTAGAGGTCATCATCCAGGAGAGAAGAGACACAAAGCCTGGTGTGCCTTATGTTCGAGAGTGGGATAAAGGCAAAG AACTGATTTTTGGACAATGGTCAAAGAAACAAGCAGAACTCAGAGATGAGCGAGATCCAGAATTTGCACCACCTTCTGATTACTTCATGGGACAAAAGAAAGCTGATAATTACAGCCAGAATTCGAACAGTCCGGAAGGCTCCCCTGAAAAACTGGAACAAGAGACAGCACAAAACCAACAGCTGCCATCACAGCAGGCCAATGAGAGCAGCACTGAAGACGTGCCACCATCAACCCAGGCTTACAGCAATGACACTCAAGACGTGTCTGCATCAGTAGAGGCCTGCGGCAGTGACACTCAAGATGCGTCACCATCGGAGGAGGCTGATAGCTGTGACACTGAAGACGAGCTGCTGTCAGCGCAGGCTTACATCTGCGATGCTCAAGACATGCCGCCCTCAATGCAGGCTTACGGCTATGGAGCTCAAGATGTGCTGCCGTCAATGCAGGCTTATGGCTACGGAGCTCACGCGGTGCCAATGCAGGCTTACGGCTACGGCGCTCAGGGCATGCTGCCACCAATGCAAGCCTACTGCTATGGCGCTCAGGGCATGCTGCCCTCAATGCAGGCTTATGGCTACGGTTACGGTGCTCAAGATGTGCTGCCACCAATGCAGGCATACAGCTGCAACACTCAAGACGTACCACCTTCAGCACagacctgcagcagcagcactgaaaatCAAGAACCACTTTACCAAAGTTTAGATGATATGCTGTCATATTACAGACAAGTGACTTGA